GAATCACTGATGACACAATCGATCCAGGATGCCGTGCTCAAAGCGCTTGGCGAGAAGGACCCGAACATCGCACGCTGCGGGATCAAACTTGCCGGCGTTCTGAATATCAAGGAGAGCGTGGACAAAATCATCCCAATGTTAAAGCACGAGGCTTGGCAGGTCCGCCTGACCGCGGTTCAAGCCCTCGGTCTGCTCGAAGCCGTGAAAGCCAAACCCTATCTGGTTAAGATCCTCGGCGGGGAGACGGATGGGTTGAGACAGCGAGTCATTTCGTACGCCGGCCTGGACGGCAAGCCTCCGAAGGGTCAGGTCCCCGGTAAGGCGGATCCGGCGGATGAGGGTGAAGAAGTGTGGCAGGTCAAGAAGGCGGCCGCCATTGCCCTGAGCCAAATCGATCCCGATTTGGCGGAAAAGCCGTTGCTGGACGCCATGAAGCTGCCAAACCCGCAAGTCGCCATGGCCGCCATGAGCGGGCTGACGCTTTTGGAGTCGCCAAAAGCCGGGGAGCGGATCCTACCGTTTTTGGACAGTAAGGATACTGAAACGAAAAAAGCGGCTGTCATCTGTCTGGGTAAACTCGGTTATGCCCAGGCGGCCGGCGCGCTGTTGCATGTATTGCAAGACAAGAATCCGATCATCCGGAGAGAAGCGGTCATCGCTCTGAATCACATCAAAGTAAACGAGGCCATTCCGGCGTTTGTGGAACGCATGAAAGATCCGCGACCCGAGGTGCGCTCGGTGGCGGCGGTTGCTCTTGGCAACACGGCCACCAAAGAAGAAGGTGTGATAACCGTGCTCCGGGAGGCTTTAGGCGATTCAAGCTGGGAAGTCCGGAAAGCGGCTGTGGACGCACTCTCGAATCTGGGAGCGGTGGACGCCATGGACGCTGTCATGCCCCTGATCGCCGATTCGGACGAGAAGGTCAAAAGATCGGCCGCCCTCGGCCTGTTGCGACTGGCTACCGTTAAGGAATATAGGCGGTACGAATAGAGAACTCGGATGAGCGAACCAGAATCATCAGCCGGCCTATGAACCCGGTTCTGGACAGGATGTTGGATCAGCATCCAGGCATAAGGAGATTTCGAGGCATGGCGTTTGTCTTTACGGCTTGTTCATACTTAAAGAAACCTCAAGCACCTCATCTATGCTACTTACCGGGGTCAGCTTGATACCGTCGAGCACATAGGAGGGTAACCCCTCCGCCTCTTTCAAATTATCAGCAGGCAAAAGAACCTCTTTGACTCCTGCATCGTAAGCAGCCCGGACCTTCTGTTGAATGCCGCCAACCGGGAGCACCTTACCCATTATTGTAATCTCACCGGTCATGGCGAGGTCGTTTCGCACGGGGGCCTTTTTCAAAGCCGATACGATCCCGGCAACAATTGTGATGCCGGCAGACGGACCCTCCTTGGGTACGCCCATAAAGGTCGCCAGTACCGCTACATCAAAACTCTTTCGCCATTCGGCGCTTATGCCGAGGTCCTCGTGCTTTGCCCGGATGTACTGAGCTGCTGCTTCGATGCTTTCCCGCATGACCCTTTGGATCGACCCGAGCGGTACGATGCGTCCGGACCCCTTGGTCGCTTGCATCTCAAAGTGAAGGATGCAACCATGGTCCCCTTCGACGGCCAAGCCTACAACCTCACCGACTGAAGGCTTCTCGGGGAGCGCAACGCGCTGAACACGATTGCTATCCGGAAGCTCAGGCACAACTTGCTTACCCGACGGCTGCATCAGCGATCCTAAAGAAATACGGTCATACTCGCCCGGTGCAATCAAATGGAGCTGGTCTCGCACCCGTTGCCGCAGTTCGCAGGACAGACTCAAAATGTCCTCAAGTTCCTCGTCGGCTACCCGACCATCAGGGTGAAGCAACTTCAGCAGGCCAGAGCTGGTTTTGATAATAGCGCGTTGATCGCGGCCAGAGATACCCTGCGTCCTCCTGGCATGGTCAACTATATCAAAACGAGAACGTACCGCTCCCAGGAGATCAATACGGCGAAGCTCGTGCATGATCTCGCAAAAGTAATCCGTAATGAATCCATAGTCCTTCGAATAGCTGTTTGGGGCCAACTTCGGAATTTCCCACCCGGGCAGATAGCCATGGATGCGGTCTAAGAATGCGATGACCTGCATAAAATCCGGCAGCGGCTCAAAAAGGTGGTAATATTTTTCATGTGGCAGATTACCTTGGACGTCCAGGTTGCCTACAAATACCAAACTGGCGAAAGCAAGGATTTCCTTCTTGCCCCTGCTGAATTTCGCATCCTGCATATATCCCTGCATGATGCTTACGAAGGACCTTGGATCGGTAAAATCAGTGTTCGCGATCTCGTCAAAAACAACGGCGTCCCGAACGCCGACTTCGCCAATCTTCCCGGTATTGAGGTTGATGAAAAGCTGGGCAGGAGTCGCCTTGCCGCCGGACAGCACGTGAGCGTAATATGAGATATTGCGATAGAGATAGGTCTTGCCGGTTTCCCGAGGTGCAAGTTCCACCATGTTGACGTTCGTTTCGACCAGAGGAATGCAACGGCAAAGAAAAAGTAACTTCTGTCGCCGGGTCATTTTCGAAGGATCAAGCCCACAGGAGTTTACCAAGACATCAATCCATTCGTCGGTAGAGAACTCCTCGCGACGCTCTATGAACTCATCAAGATTGATGACGCTGACCTGAAAAGGCATGAACCCGGTGATCTTGAAGGGTCTGATTTTCTTGTTATGAATCTCGGTCTCGTCATAGGTCAGGTCGATGGTTCCCCACATTCCGCCCGAAAGCAGCATGGGGTATTGACGGACGATGCTTTCCGGTATGTTCACAAAGTTCTCGTTGATGGCGGAAATCGTGCCCCAATACTTGTCCTCCGTCTCAACCAGCCGGGCTTCCAGGCTCGCGATTACCGAGTGGCTGCGGTTTTCACGAATGTAATGCCTGATTTTTTCGGCCTCCGCCCCATAGACGAAGGTCTCCTTGAGCCTTCTGACGACCTTTTCCATGTCCTCGTGGAAGGTTTCCTCGGAGCAGTAGTTGTCGATCAGGTACTCCAGGACATAGCGCGGAAATTCGTCAACTCCCGTGTTAATCGTATGGGCCTTGTTGACAACCTTGCCTCTGAAGACCTCTTTCAATTTCAGGTTCATCCACAGTCCTCCACCCGCGACACAGGAACAACCACGAGCGATTCGGGGTTCCGACTCGCCCATGTTGATTGGGTTGTTGTCTTGGCATCCGGCATCACTTCATGCTCCTTGGGGTCAAGCCCAATATCTTCCCGAGATGAGCTGGTACTCGGCGAACGATCTTTTCTGAATTCAGGCGCATGGAGAACCGAATAGTCCGCGCTTTTCTCACCATGCGTTGCGCCTCACGATAGGTGACGCTGATTCTCAGCAGCCGCTCCATGATGCCAGCCTTGCGCTCTTCATCCGAAGCATCGGCGGCATCTGGAACAAATCGAAAAACGACGTCTCCTCCCGCCGTAGAAATGTATTCGACTTGGGAGGGCAAGGCCGGTGTTTCCTCTTTGTTCTGATATACCGCTTGCGCCTCGAGCCGGAGCTCCCTATGTTTATGAGATTCCGTAAGTTCAACAGGCATCTTAAACTCGGCTTCTTCCCCTTCAATGAGTTCCGCGGGCCCGGTAATCGGGCCGAGGACAAGCAGACCCTCTTCCGGCGCTTTCACACGCATGGCAAGCATGGGCACAAGCATTTCCTGGATCGAAATCCCACCGTGTGAATATGCATCCGGATTGAAATTGGCTTTCGGCCGGGCCAGGGCGTAACCGGTTTTCGGAAAAATGATCGATTCGAATTTCTTTTGCCAACTCTGTTTGGTGGACCGGTCAAGGGCTTCCCCGGCGTTGGGCATCCGCAGATCACCGACCGGAAACTCCAGGACGCTATCGCGAACCTTGCGCGGTGCGCCGACACCGTTCAGGGTCTGTCTAAGCCACGCGTTCTGATAGAAACAATCATTCGGCTCATTCAACCAAGGCAAATCAATACGGATACGCTCGCGACCGATAGCGCCAAATCCATGGTCGGCTATTACAAAGACCTTGGTATCTGGTGTTAGTCCACGAATGATGGCCATGACCTCGGTGTCGATGATGTCCTTGATATGCTGCTGATAGATGAATGCCAGCGGGCGTCCGGGAACGCATCGACCATCGGGCAGTGTTTTCACCGGAATCTTGTGGAGTTCCTTGTCACAGAGTTCAAAGATGAAGAACTCGATGCTGCCTGCTCGATACCGAACGGTCTCACCGGTTCCCATACCATCGGGAGCCACGACTTCGACATCCCCTGCATATCCGAACTCTCGGTGCATCGCTTCTTTAAGAAGAGCGTCTTCGCCGCGCCGGGTGTCGAAGGAATCGGGAAATGTTCCAGCAAAGATCGCTTTTCTGCTTATGTGGGTCTCTGAGGGCAAAAGGGACGTGGCGGGGTAATCCGCAATGATCTCCATGCGATCCTCAAATATCGGCCTGACCAGCTCGTCCCATATGTCGTAACGCATGCCGTCGAACACAAACACCACTGCCTTTTCGCCTTGGGGGTCCCAATGAGGCTTAAGGCACCGCCTCAAGAACTGGCTGGTCAATCTTACTTCCGATGAATCCGAAGCAACCCACGATTTGTACTTTGCGGCCACCAGTTCTTGGTAACGGGCGTTCACGCTCGCGAGCGCCTTTTGCGTGTCGTCGCGCAGCAAGCTCACGCGCTCTCGAATACGATCTTGTGCCGACAGAAAAGCGGGCGGCAGATCGATTGCGGAACGTGGGAGAAAATCGACGCTAAACACCAAACGCTCCAGAGCAGACAGAAAGTATTCCAGACGGTTTGCCCGACGATCATTCCATAAGGCTCGGAACCACTCGAAAGTCAACTCTGAGGTTGGTTTCACACTCAGGTTCTTTACGGCGACATCCAAGGCGTCCCGGATGTCGCGGATTGATCGCACCAAACGATATGCCGCCTTCAGATTCTCCCAGGCCGGCGAAGGACGTTGTTCGATAAACAGGTCCTTCTTGCCATCTGTTTCTGTGAATAGCACCTGATCGAGTTTCTTATGTGAAGCAAGGGGCGGAGCGTCGGAGAGGAAACTGTCCAGGCCGACCAATAGGGCCAAGGATCGGATAAGGACCGAATAATGTTCATTCTCGATAACCTCCGCAAAGCGACCGCTGGCCGTAACCTTCAGTTGATCGAGAAGGATGAGGTTGATTGCATCCTTGGACAACGATGATTCGACATCCTGAAGGTCGCGATGAGCCCGATGGGGGTCAATAGACACAAGTTCAGGTGCGGCCTCGCCAATCAGTGCTTTGTCGATTTCACTGAAAGTTGTGAGGTCCGGGTCAATACTGGCAAGCATGAGCTTCCAATGCTCAACGTGCTGGGATAGTATCGTTGACAGATAAAAAGCCCTGACTATCAGTTCCGGCGGCGAGTCAGCGAACCAGCAGAAGGGAGCCGGGGCGCTGCGCAGCTCGTCGCGGATGGAACGCGCTACTTCCGGGGCGAGCGAATCAAGTTCCTCAAGCGCCGGATACCCGATAAGGCCGATACGCCAGTAGCTTCTTGCCTCCGGGCGTTTGAAAGCGGCCTCGGGCACCCCCAATGCCGAATAGGCAACAATCGTCTTGAAATCGTGGTCAGTAAACCGTGTCGGATGCGCCACGCGCAGGCTCGCGTGTGCTTTGAGAACAGCGTCTAAGCACCCCGTAATCAGCCTTGCGAACCTTGGATCATTGGACTCTTGAGGCCAGTTCGGGTCCCCGGTCTTTTCAATCAGAAACTGCCGTAGACTGATTTCGATCCGTGCCGTCTCAGCGGTTCTGGAAAGAAGATCAGGGTAAAAAGGGGGAGGCGCTTTTGTCAGAGACGCATGGGCCCTCCTTCGCGCCGGAGCACGGTCGATCAGGAGCAGCTTCTTCGTATCCTTTGAAACGGTTGCCCTTTCAAAGAGTTCCCTGAAGACGAGATTCGTAGATGCGATGATCACCGTAAATCCGCTCTCATTAGCGAACCGGTGGACAGCACCGTCGGCCTCGGGGAGAAGTCGAAGCGAATCCTGGACAAGCAGAATCTGCTCATCCTTCAGCGCTTCCAACTTATCAATTACCCAGCTCGAAAGCATCGACTCGCCCTCCTATTCCAACTGGAGCATTGGAAGGGAGTCGTCGTCTCCCTCGTTTTCGGTGAACTGGGTTTCAAGGAACCGGCCGAATTCCTCTGCGACTGTCCCGACCTGGTCCTTCTGAATGGTGCCAACATTGGGCCTGAAGTCGGCGATTCTGACTCGCTTCACAACGATGCGCTTGAGGTATTTGTTAATGATGTCCACGATCCCAGGCGGTTCCCGCACGACTTTGACGAAATAGGTGCGAAGCTCTTCAGTGGTCTTGCACGCCAGCAAACCGGAGATGGTCGGCTCCGTCTTTCCCTGCTCAAGCCGTTCCCGCACGGTAGGATTCAAGAAAACCTCCATCTTCCGGCGGAATACATCGTCGAGCAATTGACCGGCCTTCTTGGCTGCATCGCTTGCCGTCTGCGCATGGATTGACGCATTCACAAAAGACAAACCGCATTCATGCAACGGACCGTTGCGCAGGTGATCCTCGACGGAAGCGCGCGAAGGAGATGGGCACTCGAATATTTCAGAACGGAGATGGGTCAGACGGGAAATCAGTTTGTCCGTGCTTGGCGGTTGCAGTGCCGTGACACCATCCAGGACGCCGAGTGCGTTAATGTCGGCTCCGGTTATTGCATCCTGAATCTGCTTGCGACTGGCGTCGATCCTGTTCACCACGGATTCGTGCATCGGTACGTATACCGATGAGTACTCGCGGATCATTGCGGCAATCGTGTCTCTTTCCTCCTCGACCGGTGGGAAATGGCCCACGAGTTCGGTCTTCAGCTTTACGTCGGAATCGATATAGTCTTTCAGGGTGCCAAGCTTGGCCCGGACGGCTTCTATAGCCTTTCGTGCCTGAGCCAGTTCTTTCTGGTCTCCCAGGGTGATGGCGCAGTAGGCATGAGCTGTCCGAAGCTCGGTCTCGTATTCAAGGAAAGCCCGAAGGTCCCTGCAGTTTTTGAGTCGATTGGCAAGATCGTCCACCTCGGCAGGGGTCGCCATGTTCGTATCAAAAGCCTGATACCCCATGGCCTCTTTAAGGGCGTAAAGAAAAAGGTAAATGTCGTCGCCGCCATCGATATTTGCGGAAAAAAGCTTCACAACCTGCGCCAGTTCCGCTTCATAGGGATTGACGGACTTCAGTGCGTCGAACAGGCTCTGCGCCCGGCTCGCCACCCGTGACGAGGATTCTTTTTCCTGGGCGAACAGTTGCCGTAGCTTGGCCCGGTGTTCGGAGATCATGGCGTCATCGTGAGTGGTGGGGATTTCGGTTCCGAGCAATTTCTCCGCATACGGTCTCAAGACTTCCCAATTCTCGGGCTTGGCCACTTTTTGAATCTCGCCCAAGGCATCCAGCACTTTGGTCGAAAACTCCACATCGGCTATGTTCGAATAGTCGAGCAGGGGAAGGGCAAGCCCGGCCTTGGCCCCCAAGGTGATCCGCACACGCCCCTCCCGGACCAGACAGAGCATATAGAGCTGAACCATGCGTCGCGTGAGCCCGTAATCCTTCGGACCGCCGATGCCCATGAAGTTCTTGTAAAGGGTATCCACCTTTATGGTTTGGCCATCGTCCGTCAACTTGTCATCGATGAACGTCCACATCTCCTGCACATAGGCGTTGCCCGAAACATCCAGTTCTTTTTCGGCGCTCTTTTTCATGATGTTCAGGCCGAAGCCGAAGTTCTGTGCGGCGCTTATGTTCTGATTGGGCTTTGCCCCCTTGCGAATCCGGCCTGTCCTGACGATGCCGTTGATGACCTTGACCCCCTCTTCCTTGCGGAATACGAAGGGCGGATCAAACTTGATGTCCCTGGACACATAGGCCGCTGTAAGCACCCGATCCACCAACGGCGTCAGGATGGCCGCCAGTTCGCCGGCCACGCGGAACTCCATCTGGGTGTTGTTCAGCGCGTCGACACGGCCCCGGGCGTAGCTGTTGTCCACGATCTTTACGATCTTGGCAAGGTCGGACTGGAGCGCGTTGGAAACCCAGTTGACCACCGCGACGGCATCCTCGGTTTCCTTGCCCTGCCCGTCGGAAATGAGCTTGCGGTAGGCGGCAAAATCCATGAGCCGGTCGCGTTCTTCCTGGGTCAGCTCTGCCGGGGTCCAGAGAAGGACGCGTGGGTCCTTGCGTCGCTCGACCAGCTTGAGAATGGAGGTGTCCGCGACGTGGCGGGCGCCGATATATACGGCGAAATCAAGATCTGTCTGATCGCTTTCAATGGGTGGTAGCGGCAGATTTTCGGAGAACATTCGCCCGAGATCGCGCATCCCCACCCGCCCGGAAATCTGCCGCCCTCGCCAGATCACATCCAGATTTTGATCCCCGGAACGTGCAGCGCCTCGGTCCTCCCATGGTGCAATGAACGGAGCGATGTCCCTGAATGTAGACCTGACGCCGCTGGACAAATCGATGGTCATCTGGCGCGTGCGCACCGGCCACTCGTCAAGCGCCAGGAGGTGGTCCCACGCTTCCTTCTGCATAGCCTCGTTGGATTCCGCTTCGTCTCTGGCCTTGCTAAACTCATCCCTCGGATCAACCCCGGTAAAGACGGGATCAAAGCGGTATCTCGGCCGCTTCTCCTCGTCGAAGGCCTGGACGATCTGTCGTAATTCCTTCTTGAGGTTGTCGGCGATAGTTTCGTAGTGCTGGTTGTTTTCGTCCGGATTGGCGTCGGCGTCCCGCTCGATGAGCACCGAATTGGCGATCTCCTCCGGCGTGATGCCCTGCTGGCGCGTGCGGGAAATATGATAGAGGAAGAGGGTCTGGATGACCTTGACGCCCTTGTCGCGGTGAACCTTCAAGTAGCCCTTGGTCAGGCCGTCAATCTGGCGCTTGCATGCCTCGTAAGCCCGATAGTCCGTCTCGCGTTTCGTTTTGATAGCCACCAGCCCGGCATGGACGCCGCTCGGGTCCTCTTCGTAACGCACAGCCTCATCGAACAGCTCCCACAGGCGTATGAGCTCGCGGCCCTTGTTCTTAATTTGGTGCTTCAGGGTCTGATGCATGAAGTGGATCGCGGAACGAGTCGTGGTCAGCTCATAGGTGATCGCCCGCAGGACCTCGATGGCAGGTTTATGGAAAGGGAAAAAGTGACGAAAGTCCGGCTCGCCGATGCTATTGGGCCAAGTGAATCCTCGCTTGTAATGGAGATAATAGTTGCTGATGGCCGCCGGTTCTTTGATCTCCCTCACGCGCGCCAGGACGATGTCGTAATAATCCTTGTCCTCTTCGAGCAATTTCACCAGTTTCAACCGGTCGTCGGCGATGATGTTCTTGACGCCCATCTTGCTTTCGATGGCCTGTTGGGCCGCGCAGACCGTCCACACGGGCAGATTGTGGATTTTCGCCAGGCGGTTGGACAGTACGACCAGGGTCTTCTCGTCATCGGTCCGCTGATCCTCGTCCCGGTTCTTCATGAACAGCGACACTTCGTCCAACACCAAAAGAACCCCGCTATACCCCTCGGCCAGAATCGTTTCTATCATGTGCGTGAGGATGTCCTCGGTCTCCGCGGCAATCTGGGGCTGGACTTTCAGATATTCGGTGTAGAAGCGCCAGAGCTTATTGCCGCAGCTCCGTTTATATTCCGGTGTTTTGTTCTGCTGGATGGTGCGGAGGAAGTCGTCAACCTCTTCGAATTCATCCTCGTCGAAAAACTTCGGGGCACGCAGGAACTTGGCCAGGTCCCTCCGGTAGCGCTCCATGTCCTCGGTGATGAACCGGTCGGCCAACAGCTCCACAGGATAAAGCGAGATGTTCTTGCCGAGTTCGACCTGTATCTGCTCCTTGGCCGCATCCAGGATGTACTCGGAGAGACGCCGGCCTTTATCGGTCAGGCCCACCGTACCGCTGCCCGCTCCTACCAGTGTCTTGACAATGACGAAGATGCCCTTGGTTCCTTTGCTGCTTTTGGCCTCGATTCCCGCCTCCCAGAAACGAAACAGGGACTCGCGCTTGCCGCGGCCGGAGGCGTCTTCCTTCTTCTTGACGATATCCCAGGCATCCTTGCGTCCCAGAGCCAGGGCGGAAAGACAGCAGAGCAGATGGGATTTACCGGAACCGAACTCAGCCTGAATCCAATACCCCTGGCCAACCGGATTCTCCTTGCGCTCCCGCTTCCAGGGGGCGGCCATGTTGCGCAGGATGTCCGTGAGGAACGGCCGGACCGGATCGATTTGAAATTCCTCAATGGTCTGCAGCTCCGGCTTGCGGGCCTTACGGTTCGCCTCGGAGTTCGAATCAGCCCAGACATGCTTCTCCAGGGAATAGACGGAGATGATCTTGTCCGGAACCGTGCAGATCTCGCTCAGGTCTTTCCTGAAGGTAAACAGGTCATCGGCCATTTTATCGTCCTCCTAACTCCTTTGAGCCAATTTTTTTCCAGCACGCCTGGGCGGCTTCAATAGCATCCCGGGCATCTTCCTCACCCGGCAGCCCATCCGTCAATGAACCCGGCAAGGCATCGGGATAACGGGTCGGAATATAGAAAATGTCGAGTTGGGCCAAATCATCCTGTAAATGCGAAAGATATCCCGTTGGCAGCAGGCCAAGCAGATCGACAATCGAATGGGTTCGAGGAGGTGTTTTCCCAATATTCGCTATCAAGCCTTTTATGCATTTTTCAACGCACTGCTGGCTGTGAAAACAGACCTGGTTATAAATACCTTCTTTCAATGCAAGTTCCGCCATCTGTAAATCCTGGCGGGCGAATTCCAACCATCGATCACCTGGCGCGTTCATAGACGATTTCCCCCTTGCCGATGATTTCTTCTTTGAAAAACGGCCGATCCGCACATAGCCGGTCAAATTCCTCCGGCGTGTACACCATGATATCCATGCCGACTTTGGGTTGAAGGAGTTTGCGGACCTTTTTGATTCTCTGGAAAAAAGGCAGTTGGGTACGCTCCACGACCACCAGATCGATATCGGACCATTCGTGAACCGAACCAGTTGCCAGGGTTCCGAACAAAATCACCTTTTCAGGTGACCCGTGCTCCGTCAGCAAGCCAACGTAACGAGCCAACTCAAGATCCAGCAGCTTTTTCCGTTTCGCCGAATATTGCCGTTTATTCAATTGATCGTTCATTTGTGTCACCATAGTGTATTCCTTATACCGATTTGCCCTTTCGCCTTTGCGCTTTACCCTCATCTCTCGCCAGCATGCGTGCGCAAACCTGGTAATCTTCCTCGACGTTAACCATGGCCTCCTCGGTGAGGTTGTCGGGGTTGAGTCCGCCTTTCTCGTACAAGAGCTTGCCCTGCTCGTAGAGCCCGGCCCGCTTGCAGTGGCGTATCCACTCGGCAATGGTAGCGTCGCTCGGCCGTTCCTGATCGGGGATGGCAGCGCCCAGTTCGAGCTGGGCGATATAGCGCTTCACCCTCCGGCCCAGTCCCTTGACCCGGGCTTCACGCTTGGCCTTTTCCTCTTCCTCGGAGGCGGGAAGCCGCCAGGTGCCTTGTTCGGTCTTGTAGAAATAATCGGGCAGGAATTCGGCCAGTTGACGGCGTGGCTTGTCCTTCACCATGTAAATGTAGTGCTCGAATAGGTCGCTATAGTGAACCCCTTCGTCGCCCGGGTGTTTTTTGAGATGTCCCTTAATAAATGCACCAATCTTCTCACCTCGTGGGTACCGAATAAGTCCGGCTCTTTCTGTTCAAACAAGTTTTTGATTACAGGTGTTTTGACCTCATCAGCCACCTGCCTTAATAGCTCGTCGAAGTCGTACGCTTCCATTTGACCGCTACGCACCATGCGGCTCACGACCTCGTCATAGATGCGGTCCTTGGTACAGCCGGGGTTTGCGCCGATGTAATCACCGATAATTTGGCGGACCTTATCGTTAAAAGTAGTTTCGTCTTCCTCGCCGGTGATAGCAATGGTCGCCGCTACCTCACCTGACTTTGGCTTGCGAAAGTTGATGACAAGATCACGTTTGTTGACTTTATCTGCAAAATATTGATTTGTAGTTTTAGTGGCCGAATCAATGTAGAGTGCTTGTTCAGTCCTCTCCACGACAAATCCAGCTTGGGCCATAATATCTTGCACCAAAGCCCAAGTGCCTTCTGAGGTATCGTGATAGCAGAAGGAAGTGCAACGTCCTGGTTTTAATACTCGATAGCATTCTGCCATTGCTTGGCGCATCATATTAGCCCAGTCTTCTTCTGTTGTTCCACGCACTTCATTAACTATAATCTCATCTTCATGCCAATGCATATCTAAATTAAGCCAAGTTTCCCATATGAAATTTAATTCACCATATTGGACTTTTTCTGCATACGGGGGATCTGTAAAAATATAGTCTACAAATGAAGTTGGGATTCGCATAACACATGCATTGGATGTATCAATAAACAGTTTGGATTGCTGTAATGCTATATTGTTATAGCCGGATATCATGTCACCCAAAGATTCATGCATAAATCTTCCAACATGAACATCATGCAATAACTGCGGTATGTAATAGGTACCCTTTTGAATGCGACCAATTCCATCATTATTGTGCGCCATCATCCGCGACGACTTTAGAAGAATACTAGTGAACATAAATGAAAGCTGATCTTTGTGATCACCTGCATTTTTAATTTCTTCAAGGTACGCTGCCAAAGCCCATAAATTGCGTTTGGTAAAGAGTTCGGCAACAGTTCGAAAATTACGTCCCGGCCGCCATTCATTCCCCCAAGGCTCCGTGTCAGAGTCAACATGCATCATCCGATCCTTTGGGTACCAGTACGGAATATCCTTCGCCTCAATATCCCGAATCTTCTCCAGATTATATTTCACGAAATAATCGCGTTTCTTTTTATCCGGGTCGTTGTGTCGCCTCTCGCCACGTGCCGGTTTACATCCGGCTTCGCAGATATAGCTCACCAGCACCGGCACTGCGCCAAATTTTTTAGCTCGCGTGCTGATCTCTTCCACAATGCCTCTTTTGTGGCAGCGGGGGCAGGCGCTGATTTTCTTGGGTTTACCCTTGGCAGTAGTTCCTTCTACCTCCACGCAATCGAACAGCGTCACCTTCTCCAGGCAGCGCGGGCACTGAAAGACTTGGGAATAAACCGTGTAGGCCGTAGTCGCCTTGCCGTTGCAACGGTCGCATCGGGTCTCGTAAAGCCAGTCAATCTCCGGCTTGACCTTGCGCTTGAGATCCTCGAAAGCTTTCTGGAGTTCATCCACGTCAACCGGCGCGCAGTAATTCTTAGTGATGAAGGTCGCCGCCGGAGAGCGGTCGATGGCGATGGCCTTACGGCCCTCCATCAGCGCAGCTAGGGCTGTGCCGCCCGAGCCGCAGAAGGGATCGAGCACCAGATCGCCGGGTTTGGTATAGTGCCGGATGTACTGGCGGATGGCATCATGCGGCTTCTTCGACCAGTAGGTGTGCATGTTATAGATGGCCGTGGCCTTGGTGGTTTCAATGGGCTTATCGAAAGCGGAAACATCATAATCGTCCGTCTTCGGATCGTATGGCCGCTCCTTGATATGCTGCTCCACGAATGACCGCAGGTTCGGGTTCGGCTTATCGCCGGAATAGTAACCCTCCG
The genomic region above belongs to Deltaproteobacteria bacterium and contains:
- the brxL gene encoding BREX system Lon protease-like protein BrxL; this translates as MNLKLKEVFRGKVVNKAHTINTGVDEFPRYVLEYLIDNYCSEETFHEDMEKVVRRLKETFVYGAEAEKIRHYIRENRSHSVIASLEARLVETEDKYWGTISAINENFVNIPESIVRQYPMLLSGGMWGTIDLTYDETEIHNKKIRPFKITGFMPFQVSVINLDEFIERREEFSTDEWIDVLVNSCGLDPSKMTRRQKLLFLCRCIPLVETNVNMVELAPRETGKTYLYRNISYYAHVLSGGKATPAQLFINLNTGKIGEVGVRDAVVFDEIANTDFTDPRSFVSIMQGYMQDAKFSRGKKEILAFASLVFVGNLDVQGNLPHEKYYHLFEPLPDFMQVIAFLDRIHGYLPGWEIPKLAPNSYSKDYGFITDYFCEIMHELRRIDLLGAVRSRFDIVDHARRTQGISGRDQRAIIKTSSGLLKLLHPDGRVADEELEDILSLSCELRQRVRDQLHLIAPGEYDRISLGSLMQPSGKQVVPELPDSNRVQRVALPEKPSVGEVVGLAVEGDHGCILHFEMQATKGSGRIVPLGSIQRVMRESIEAAAQYIRAKHEDLGISAEWRKSFDVAVLATFMGVPKEGPSAGITIVAGIVSALKKAPVRNDLAMTGEITIMGKVLPVGGIQQKVRAAYDAGVKEVLLPADNLKEAEGLPSYVLDGIKLTPVSSIDEVLEVSLSMNKP
- a CDS encoding PglZ domain-containing protein — protein: MLSSWVIDKLEALKDEQILLVQDSLRLLPEADGAVHRFANESGFTVIIASTNLVFRELFERATVSKDTKKLLLIDRAPARRRAHASLTKAPPPFYPDLLSRTAETARIEISLRQFLIEKTGDPNWPQESNDPRFARLITGCLDAVLKAHASLRVAHPTRFTDHDFKTIVAYSALGVPEAAFKRPEARSYWRIGLIGYPALEELDSLAPEVARSIRDELRSAPAPFCWFADSPPELIVRAFYLSTILSQHVEHWKLMLASIDPDLTTFSEIDKALIGEAAPELVSIDPHRAHRDLQDVESSLSKDAINLILLDQLKVTASGRFAEVIENEHYSVLIRSLALLVGLDSFLSDAPPLASHKKLDQVLFTETDGKKDLFIEQRPSPAWENLKAAYRLVRSIRDIRDALDVAVKNLSVKPTSELTFEWFRALWNDRRANRLEYFLSALERLVFSVDFLPRSAIDLPPAFLSAQDRIRERVSLLRDDTQKALASVNARYQELVAAKYKSWVASDSSEVRLTSQFLRRCLKPHWDPQGEKAVVFVFDGMRYDIWDELVRPIFEDRMEIIADYPATSLLPSETHISRKAIFAGTFPDSFDTRRGEDALLKEAMHREFGYAGDVEVVAPDGMGTGETVRYRAGSIEFFIFELCDKELHKIPVKTLPDGRCVPGRPLAFIYQQHIKDIIDTEVMAIIRGLTPDTKVFVIADHGFGAIGRERIRIDLPWLNEPNDCFYQNAWLRQTLNGVGAPRKVRDSVLEFPVGDLRMPNAGEALDRSTKQSWQKKFESIIFPKTGYALARPKANFNPDAYSHGGISIQEMLVPMLAMRVKAPEEGLLVLGPITGPAELIEGEEAEFKMPVELTESHKHRELRLEAQAVYQNKEETPALPSQVEYISTAGGDVVFRFVPDAADASDEERKAGIMERLLRISVTYREAQRMVRKARTIRFSMRLNSEKIVRRVPAHLGKILGLTPRSMK
- a CDS encoding HEPN domain-containing protein; protein product: MNAPGDRWLEFARQDLQMAELALKEGIYNQVCFHSQQCVEKCIKGLIANIGKTPPRTHSIVDLLGLLPTGYLSHLQDDLAQLDIFYIPTRYPDALPGSLTDGLPGEEDARDAIEAAQACWKKIGSKELGGR
- a CDS encoding HEAT repeat domain-containing protein, translating into MTQSIQDAVLKALGEKDPNIARCGIKLAGVLNIKESVDKIIPMLKHEAWQVRLTAVQALGLLEAVKAKPYLVKILGGETDGLRQRVISYAGLDGKPPKGQVPGKADPADEGEEVWQVKKAAAIALSQIDPDLAEKPLLDAMKLPNPQVAMAAMSGLTLLESPKAGERILPFLDSKDTETKKAAVICLGKLGYAQAAGALLHVLQDKNPIIRREAVIALNHIKVNEAIPAFVERMKDPRPEVRSVAAVALGNTATKEEGVITVLREALGDSSWEVRKAAVDALSNLGAVDAMDAVMPLIADSDEKVKRSAALGLLRLATVKEYRRYE